Proteins from a single region of Manis javanica isolate MJ-LG chromosome 5, MJ_LKY, whole genome shotgun sequence:
- the LOC118973211 gene encoding alpha-S2-casein-like, with protein sequence MKVFIFTCLLAVALAKQEIKRVSSSEESANISEEKYWEDSNGVFQTSQERIKKTGEMESSKSSSSEKIELTEEEQVYLKQLYKMNQFYQDLSSPQYLHSYNLRQKVRYPWNHIKTNEYHLLPLQGKEYHSSSEESTRISQEESTQVVPEKTELTDEEKTYLKQLVIF encoded by the exons GAGATAAAGCGTGTCTCCTCCAGTGAG GAATCTGCCAACATCTCTGAAGAG aaatactGGGAGGACAGTAATGGGGTCTTCCAAACGAGTCAG gaaagaataaagaagactGGTGAAATG gaaTCTTCTAAGAGTTCATCTAGTGAG aaaattGAGCTGACTGAGGAAGAACAGGTCTATCTAAAGCAGCTG tACAAAATGAACCAGTTTTACCAGGACTTGAGTTCTCCCCAATATCTTCACAGTTATAATCTGCGTCAGAAAGTTAGGTACCCCTGGAATCACATTAAGACAAATGAATATCATCTGCTTCCCCTTCAG GGAAAAGAGTACCACTCCTCCAGCGAG gaATCTACCAGAATCTCCCAGGAA gaATCCACTCAAGTAGTCCCAGAG AAAACTGAGCTGACTGATGAAGAAAAGACTTACCTGAAACAGCTGgtaattttttaa